One segment of Solanum stenotomum isolate F172 chromosome 1, ASM1918654v1, whole genome shotgun sequence DNA contains the following:
- the LOC125853238 gene encoding receptor-like protein 9DC1 — translation MGYVNLVFFMLFPFLCHLSFSSSLPHLCPKHQALPLLQFKHMFTVSHDAFDSCFDATGQWIQSYPKTLSWNKSTDCCSWDGVYCDEMTGEVIELNLTCSQLQGKFHSNSSLFQLSNLKRLDLSGNNFSGSLISPKFGELSSLTHLDLSNSNFTGIIPVEISYLSKLHVLRIPSYSDGLRFKPHNFELLLKNLTQLRELDFYDVNISSTIPLNFSSYLTNLELSYTQIYGTFPEGVFHLSNLETLDLSDNPQLTVRFPTTKWNSSASLMELYLSRVNATGRIPESFGHLTSLRTLRIASCNLSGSIPKPLLNLTNIEELNLDYNHLEGPISDFFRFGKIRFLSLSFNRIWTQLEELDCSVNSVTGPIPSNVSGMQNLQVLFLSSNHLNGTIPSWIFSLPSLEWLDLSDNHFSGNIQEFKSKTLYSVSLKQNQLQGPIPKSLLNQRDLYFLLLSHNNLSGQIASTICNLTTLNVLDLGSNNLEGKIPLCLGEMSGLWVLDLSNNSLSGTINITFSIGNKLIVIKFDGNKLEGKVPQSLINCKYLEVLDLGNNELNETFPKWLRALPYLKILRLRSNKFFGPIKDSSTYKFAQIRIIDLSSNGFSGDLPVSLFEYFEAMKIISESSGTREYVADMSSIFYTNSFILTTKGLDLELPQVLITEIIIDLSRNRFEGHIPSIIGDLIGLRTLNLSHNHLEGIIPASLHQLVIESLDLSSNKISGEIPQQLASLTFLAVLNLSHNHLVGCIPKGNQFDTFENSSYQGNDGLRGFPLSKDCGGDDGIAQTTTPVELDQEGGDSPMISWQAVLMGYGCGLIIGLSVIYIMLSTQYPAWFLRMDVELEHRIITRMKRHKKKY, via the exons ATGGGCTACGTAAACCTTGTATTTTTTATGCTATTTCCCTTCCTCTgccatctttctttttcctcaTCCTTACCTCATTTGTGCCCCAAACATCAAGCTCTTCCTCTTCTACAATTCAAGCACATGTTTACAGTAAGTCATGATGCTTTTGATAGTTGTTTCGACGCAACAGGCCAGTGGattcagtcatatccaaaaacTCTTTCGTGGAACAAGAGCACAGATTGTTGCTCATGGGATGGAGTTTATTGTGATGAGATGACAGGAGAAGTGATTGAGCTCAACCTCACTTGCAGCCAACTTCAAGGCAAGTTTCATTCCAATAGTAGCCTATTTCAACTCTCCAATCTCAAAAGGCTTGATTTGTCTGGTAATAATTTTTCTGGGTCGCTCATTTCACCTAAATTTGGTGAGCTTTCTAGTTTGACGcatcttgatttgtcaaattcaaattttacaGGTATAATACCAGTAGAAATCTCTTACCTTTCTAAATTACACGTTCTTCGTATCCCGAGTTATTCAGATGGTCTTAGATTCAAACCTCACAATTTTGAACTGCTCCTTAAGAACTTGACCCAATTAAGAGAGCTTGACTTTTACGATGTGAACATCTCTTCCACCATTCCTCTgaatttctcttcttatttaacAAATCTAGAACTTTCATACACGCAGATATATGGGACATTTCCCGAAGGAGTTTTTCACCTTTCCAACTTAGAAACTCTTGATTTATCAGACAATCCCCAGCTCACTGTTAGGTTTCCCACAACCAAATGGAATAGCAGTGCATCACTTATGGAGTTATATCTCAGTAGAGTGAATGCTACTGGTAGGATACCTGAATCATTTGGTCATCTAACTTCACTGCGTACATTGAGGATAGCTTCTTGTAATCTCTCAGGCTCTATTCCTAAACCTCTATTGAATCTCACCAACATAGAGGAATTGAACCTTGATTATAACCATCTTGAAGGACCAATTTCTGATTTCTTTAGATTTGGAAAGATCAGGTTCTTATCAC TCTCCTTTAACAGAATCTGGACGCAACTTGAAGAGTTAGATTGTTCAGTCAATTCTGTAACAGGTCCCATTCCTTCTAATGTAAGTGGTATGCAAAACCTTCAAGTTCTCTTCTTGTCATCAAACCACTTGAATGGGACTATACCTTCCTGGATATTCTCCCTCCCTTCACTTGAATGGTTAGACTTGAGTGATAACCATTTCAGTGGAAACATTCAGGAGTTCAAGTCTAAAACATTGTATTCTGTTTCTCTAAAACAAAATCAGCTTCAAGGTCCTATTCCAAAGTCACTCCTAAACCAGCGTGATCtatattttcttctcctttcgcACAATAATCTCAGTGGACAGATTGCTTCAACCATCTGCAATCTGACAACACTGAATGTGCTAGATTTGGGCAGCAATAATTTGGAGGGAAAAATCCCACTATGTTTGGGTGAGATGAGTGGACTTTGGGTTTTGGATTTAAGCAACAATAGTCTTAGCGGGACAATTAATATTACTTTTAGTATAGGAAACAAACTTATAGTCATCAAATTTGATGGGAATAAGCTAGAGGGGAAAGTTCCGCAATCTTTGATCAATTGCAAATATTTGGAAGTTCTTGATTTAGGTAACAATGAGTTGAATGAAACATTTCCTAAATGGTTGAGAGCCCTACCGTATCTGAAGATTCTAAGACTGAGATCAAATAAGTTCTTTGGCCCTATAAAAGATTCATCGACTTACAAGTTTGCTCAAATTCGAATCATAGATCTCTCATCCAATGGATTTAGTGGAGATTTACCAGTGAGCCTTTTTGAGTATTTTGAAGCCATGAAAATAATTAGTGAGAGCAGTGGAACCCGAGAGTATGTAGCAGATATGTCTTCAATTTTTTACACAAATTCCTTTATATTGACGACAAAGGGGCTGGATCTTGAGCTTCCTCAAGTTTTGATTACAGAAATAATTATCGATCTCTCAAGGAATAGATTTGAAGGTCATATCCCAAGCATTATTGGAGATCTCATTGGGCTTCGCACATTGAACTTATCGCATAATCACTTGGAAGGTATTATACCAGCATCACTGCACCAGTTAGTAATTGAATCATTGGATCTCTCATCCAACAAAATCAGCGGAGAAATTCCACAACAACTTGCATCCCTCACATTTCTTGCAGTCTTAAATCTATCTCACAATCATCTTGTTGGATGCATCCCCAAAGGAAATCAATTTGATACGTTTGAGAATAGCTCATACCAAGGGAATGATGGGTTACGTGGATTTCCACTCTCAAAGGATTGTGGTGGTGATGATGGGATAGCACAAACGACAACTCCAGTTGAGCTAGATCAAGAAGGAGGAGATTCACCAATGATCAGTTGGCAGGCGGTTCTCATGGGTTATGGTTGTGGTCTAATTATTGGACTGTCGGTAATATACATAATGCTGTCAACTCAATATCCAGCATGGTTTTTGAGGATGGATGTAGAATTGGAACACAGAATTATTACAAGAATGAAAAGgcacaagaaaaaatattag
- the LOC125859857 gene encoding receptor-like protein Cf-9 homolog, whose translation MGYVNLVFFLIYPFLFQLVFSSSTPHLCPKNQALSLLQFKHMFTIDPNVSDYCIGIRGQSIQSYPKTLSWNKSTDCCSWDGVHCDEMTGQVIELNLTCSKLQGKFHFNSSLFQLSNLKRLDLSYNDFSGSLISPKFGEFSSLTHLDLLLTSFTGLIPAEISHLSKLRVLRIRSDYGVRFRPNNFELFLKNLTQLRELDLNFVNISSTFPLNFSSYLTTLWLPYTQLRGILPKRVFHLSNLESLDLTNNPQLTVRFPTTKWNTSASLMELYLSGVNFTGKIPELFSHLTSLVDLVMSSSNLSGPILNPLWNLTNIEVLDLHNNHLEGPISPFLRFGKLREFSLRNNNFDLQLEYLPFNRSWTQLETLDFSSNYLTGPIPSGVSGLQNLQSLSLSSNHLNGTIPSWIFSLPSLFDLDLSDNHFSGKIQEFKSQTLFSISVKQNQLEGPIPKSFLNQQGLYYLILSQNNLSGHIDSAICDLNLGVLNLGSCNLDGTIPQCLGEMSELWVLDLSNNSLSGTINTSFSIGNQLRVIKMDGNKLEGKVPRSLINCKYLQLFDLGNNELNDTFPKWLGALPDLQILKLRSNKLHGPINDSRTENLFAKILVIDLSSNGFSGDLPVSLFENFQAMKMIGENSGTPEYVAETYSTLYTNSLIVTTKGLDLELPQVLTTDIIIDLSMNRFEGSIPSIIGDLIGLRTLNLSHNNLIGHIPASMQHLSVLESLDLSSNKIGGEIPQQLASLTSLEVLNLSHNHLVGCIPKGKQFDTFENSSYQRNDGLRGLPLSKDCGSDEGVPQATTPFGLDQEEEEGDSSMISWQAVLMGYGCGLVIGLSVIYIMLSIRYPVWFSRMDVELEHKILTRMKKYKKGYVTSRLMIVFHQKVEETSGNHGPKLQSAILTVKKLEKQPRKPKLMIIFHQKIEETSGNHGPKLQSAILAVKKLEKQPRKPNEANEDRENLKLAQAQLQIDPGNLELQQSESDLYRKFRRSSYMAELFL comes from the exons ATGGGCTACGTAAACCTTGTATTTTTTCTGATATATCCCTTTCTCTTTCAACTTGTTTTCTCCTCATCCACACCTCATTTATGCCCCAAAAATCAAGCTCTTTCTCTTCTACAATTCAAACACATGTTTACAATAGATCCTAATGTTTCTGATTATTGTATCGGCATAAGAGGCCAATCGattcagtcatatccaaaaacTCTTTCATGGAACAAGAGCACAGATTGTTGCTCTTGGGATGGAGTTCATTGTGATGAGATGACAGGACAAGTGATCGAGCTCAACCTCACTTGCAGCAAACTTCAAGGCAAGTTTCATTTCAATAGTAGcctctttcaactctccaatCTCAAAAGGCTTGATTTGTCTTATAATGATTTTTCTGGGTCGCTCATTTCACCTAAATTTGGTGAGTTTTCTAGTTTGACGCATCTTGATTTGCTTCTTACAAGTTTTACAGGTCTAATCCCAGCAGAAATCTCTCACCTTTCTAAATTACGGGTTCTTCGTATCCGGAGTGATTATGGGGTTAGATTCAGACCTAACAATTTTGAATTGTTCCTGAAAAACTTGACCCAATTAAGAGAGCTCGACCTTAACTTTGTGAACATCTCTTCCACCTTTCCTCTaaatttctcttcttatttaacAACTCTATGGCTTCCATACACACAGTTACGTGGGATATTGCCCAAAAGAGTTTTCCACCTTTCCAACTTAGAATCTCTGGATTTAACAAACAATCCCCAGCTCACAGTTAGATTTCCCACGACCAAATGGAATACCAGTGCATCACTCATGGAGTTATATCTGAGTGGTGTGAATTTCACTGGTAAGATACCTGAATTATTTAGCCATCTAACTTCGTTGGTTGACTTAGTGATGAGTTCTTCCAATCTCTCGGGGCCCATTCTTAATCCTTTATGGAATCTCACCAACATAGAGGTTTTGGACCTTCATAATAATCATCTTGAAGGACCAATTTCTCCGTTCTTGAGATTTGGAAAGCTCAGGGAGTTCTCACTTAGAAATAACAACTTTGATCTCCAACTTGAGTACTTACCCTTTAACAGAAGCTGGACACAACTTGAAACGTTAGACTTTTCGTCCAATTACCTAACTGGTCCAATTCCATCGGGCGTTAGTGGACTGCAAAACCTACAATCACTCAGCTTGTCATCAAACCACTTAAACGGGACTATACCATCCTGGATATTCTCCCTCCCTTCACTATTTGATTTAGACTTGAGTGATAACCATTTCAGTGGAAAGATTCAGGAGTTCAAATCCCAAACATTGTTTTCCATTTCTGTAAAACAAAATCAGCTGGAAGGTCCTATTCCAAAGTCATTCCTAAACCAGCAGGGactatattatcttattctttctcaaaataatcTCAGTGGACATATTGATTCAGCCATCTGCGATCTGAATTTGGGTGTGCTAAATTTGGGAAGTTGTAATTTGGACGGAACAATACCACAATGTTTGGGTGAGATGAGTGAACTTTGGGTTTTGGATTTAAGCAACAACAGTCTTAGTGGGACAATTAATACATCTTTTAGTATTGGGAACCAACTCAGAGTCATTAAAATGGATGGGAATAAGCTAGAGGGGAAAGTCCCACGATCTTTAATCAATTGCAAATATTTGCAACTCTTTGATTTAGGTAATAATGAGTTGAATGACACATTTCCAAAATGGTTGGGAGCCCTACCTGATTTGCagattttaaaattgagatCAAATAAGCTGCATGGCCCTATAAATGATTCAAGGACTGAGAACTTGTTTGCTAAAATTCTAGTAATAGATCTCTCATCCAATGGATTCAGTGGAGATTTACCTGTGAGCctttttgagaattttcaagCCATGAAAATGATTGGTGAGAATAGTGGAACCCCAGAGTATGTAGCAGAAACATATTCTACTTTATACACAAATTCTTTGATAGTGACAACAAAGGGACTGGATCTTGAACTTCCTCAAGTTTTGACTACGGACATAATTATCGATCTCTCAATGAATAGATTTGAAGGTTCTATCCCAAGTATTATTGGAGATCTAATTGGACTTCGTACGTTGAACTTGTCTCATAATAACTTGATAGGTCATATACCAGCATCAATGCAACATTTATCTGTACTTGAATCATTGGATCTCTCATCCAACAAAATCGGCGGAGAAATTCCACAACAACTTGCATCCCTCACATCACTTGAAGTCCTAAATCTCTCTCACAATCATCTTGTTGGATGCATTCCGAAAGGAAAACAATTTGATACGTTTGAGAATAGTTCATACCAAAGGAATGATGGGTTACGTGGATTGCCACTCTCAAAAGATTGTGGCAGTGATGAAGGGGTACCACAAGCAACAACTCCATTTGGgctagatcaagaagaagaagaaggagattcaTCAATGATAAGTTGGCAGGCGGTTCTCATGGGTTACGGTTGTGGACTTGTTATTGGACTGTCCGTAATATACATAATGTTGTCAATTCGATATCCAGTGTGGTTTTCGAGGATGGATGTAGAATTGGAACACAAAATTCTTACGAGAatgaagaaatacaaaaaaggaTATGTAACCTCCAG ACTCATGATCGTTTTTCATCAAAAGGTTGAAGAAACATCAGGAAACCATGGACCAAAGTTGCAGTCTGCTATCTTAACAGTTAAAAAGTTGGAGAAACAACCTCGGAAACCAAA ACTCATGatcatttttcatcaaaagaTTGAAGAAACATCAGGAAACCATGGACCAAAGTTGCAGTCTGCTATCTTAGCAGTTAAAAAGTTGGAGAAACAACCTCGGAAACCAAA